The DNA region TGAAAATCTTTACGTGTATTTTATTTCTCGCAAGTTTTGACAAAAGTCCGCACATTCTTAAGACAAACCAAGGCACTAAAGTTTAACAATGACATACAAAGTTCTACCAATCTAAGCCATGGTTAATTATCTTTGTCAATTAACTCCAAATACAATGAAGAATTACGCAATACTTTTCCTGCTGGTTTCCGCGATGTTCAATGCGCAGCAATTCACCAAAAAAGATACACTGAAAGGTTCCGATACGCAGTTCAGGGATTTCTGGGACGTGAAAAAATATGAGCTTACCGTGGAACCTGATTTTGAGAAAAAGTTGGTTTCGGGAACAAACACCATCAGTTTCGAGATTACCAAAGATGTGGTGAATCCCGTGTTCCAGATCGATCTGCAGCAGCCGATGAACTACAAAATCATCGCGACCGACGAGAAACTGTGTTCCTCAAAACGCGACGGCGACTTCATCTTCATCGAAACCAAAAAAGCGTACAAGAAAGGCGAAAAGCATTCCTTCACCATCCAATATTGGGGGAATCCGACGATTGCGAAAAACGCACCTTGGGACGGCGGTTGGGTTTTTACCACAGATCAGAACGGCAATCCGTGGATTTCTGTCGCGCAGGAAGGAATCGGTTCCTCGGTTTGGCTCCCCACGAAAGACATCTGGAGCGACGAACCCGACAACGGAATCCTGATGAAAATTATCACACCCAAAGATTTGGTGGGCGTCGGAAACGGACGGCTGATTTCCACCACCGAAGAAAAGGGCAAAAAAATATTTACCTGGGAAGTGAAAAATCCCATCAACAATTACTCGATCATTCCCAATGTCGGGAAATATGTGAATTTCAAAGAAACCTACGACGGCGAAAAAGGAAAACTCGACCTGGATTACTGGGTTTTGGATTACAATCTCGACCGCGCCAAAAGACAGTTCCTACAGGTAAAACCGATGATGAACGCGTTTGAATTTTGGTTTGGACCTTATCCGTTTTACGAGGATTCCTACAAATTGGTTGAAAGTCCGTATCTCGGGATGGAGCACCAAAGTTCGGTGGCGTACGGAAATCACTATATCAACG from Chryseobacterium suipulveris includes:
- a CDS encoding M1 family metallopeptidase → MKNYAILFLLVSAMFNAQQFTKKDTLKGSDTQFRDFWDVKKYELTVEPDFEKKLVSGTNTISFEITKDVVNPVFQIDLQQPMNYKIIATDEKLCSSKRDGDFIFIETKKAYKKGEKHSFTIQYWGNPTIAKNAPWDGGWVFTTDQNGNPWISVAQEGIGSSVWLPTKDIWSDEPDNGILMKIITPKDLVGVGNGRLISTTEEKGKKIFTWEVKNPINNYSIIPNVGKYVNFKETYDGEKGKLDLDYWVLDYNLDRAKRQFLQVKPMMNAFEFWFGPYPFYEDSYKLVESPYLGMEHQSSVAYGNHYINGYLGRDLSRTGVGLNWDFIIIHESGHEWFANNITAKDQADMWIHEGFTCYSETLFTEKFMDKKSAETYIQGLRYNIRNDKPIIGKYGVGNEGSSDMYYKGANMLHTIRQVINDDEKFRQILRGLNKDFYHQTVTTKQVEDYINQKSGIDFTSVFNQYLRTAKIPVLEYSQKGKTLKFRYSNTVPNFKLPIRINGNQTISPTEKWQSVQLKSKNPVEFDRNYYVELMGS